Proteins encoded within one genomic window of Rubripirellula tenax:
- the greA gene encoding transcription elongation factor GreA, which yields MIESVPMTRAGYNKIKAEIERLEVEMAACTDRIAEARAEGDLKENAEYHAQRENQGMIAAKISQHKDKIARATIIDMATLPKDEVVFGCTVTVEDVAYGDEEQFTLVGAGEDDVNAGKVLVTSPFGQGLIGKKVGETAEIDAPAGKLKFKILKIEFLD from the coding sequence ATGATCGAATCGGTACCCATGACCCGCGCGGGCTACAACAAGATCAAAGCCGAAATCGAACGCCTGGAAGTCGAGATGGCGGCTTGCACCGATCGGATTGCCGAAGCACGTGCCGAAGGCGATTTGAAGGAGAACGCCGAGTACCATGCCCAGCGTGAAAACCAAGGCATGATCGCGGCCAAGATCTCGCAACACAAAGACAAGATCGCGCGCGCCACGATCATCGATATGGCCACCCTGCCCAAGGACGAAGTTGTCTTTGGATGCACCGTCACGGTTGAAGACGTGGCGTATGGCGACGAAGAACAGTTTACGTTGGTCGGCGCCGGCGAAGACGACGTCAACGCCGGCAAGGTGTTGGTGACCAGCCCATTCGGCCAAGGCTTGATCGGCAAGAAGGTCGGCGAGACGGCTGAGATCGATGCGCCGGCGGGTAAGCTGAAGTTCAAAATCTTAAAGATCGAGTTCTTGGATTGA
- a CDS encoding phytoene desaturase, whose protein sequence is MSERKVVIVGAGPGGLAAAMQLAHAGCDVTVLEKSDRVGGRTSAIEADGFRFDCGPTFFLYPRVLSEIFASVGRDLMDEVPMTRLDPQYRLTFAQGGQLDCTADMDEMDRQIAKISPADVGALRRYMDDNRVKLAKFRPILESPFSSVTDLIRPSLLPAARHLHPMRSLGTELERYFDDPRLVIAFAFQAKYLGMSPFQCPSLFSILSFLEYEYGVWHPQGGCSRVSERMAEIAESMGVKIRLNEAVTSVELVGKRLKTLHTDVDRYDADSFVVNADFAHWMTKTIPNASRKRWSDEKLAGKKYSCSTFMLYLGIEGIYADLPHHSIHIANDYEKNLREIEVEHVLSSDPSFYVQNASVTDVSLAPPGHSALYVLVPVTHQHPNVDWSVESDRFRELTLDKLAAIGLTDIRDRIRFEHRITPHDWEHKYAIYKGATFNLAHNLGQMLHKRPHNRFEELDGVYLVGGGTHPGSGLPVIYESSRISSRLLLNDLGVNTDFIEEAAAVGA, encoded by the coding sequence TTGTCTGAACGAAAAGTGGTCATCGTAGGGGCCGGCCCCGGCGGATTGGCGGCGGCGATGCAATTGGCTCACGCCGGTTGTGATGTCACGGTCTTGGAAAAGAGCGACCGAGTTGGCGGTCGCACGTCGGCGATCGAAGCCGACGGATTCCGGTTCGACTGTGGGCCCACGTTCTTTTTGTATCCCCGCGTGCTGTCGGAGATCTTCGCCTCGGTCGGCCGCGACTTGATGGACGAAGTCCCGATGACTCGACTGGATCCCCAATATCGGTTGACGTTTGCGCAAGGCGGCCAGCTCGACTGTACCGCCGACATGGACGAAATGGATCGCCAGATCGCGAAGATCTCGCCCGCCGACGTCGGTGCCCTGCGTCGGTACATGGACGACAACCGCGTGAAGTTGGCCAAGTTCCGGCCGATCCTAGAATCGCCGTTCAGCTCCGTCACCGACTTGATACGCCCTTCCCTGTTGCCCGCGGCGCGGCATCTGCATCCGATGCGTTCCCTGGGCACCGAATTAGAACGGTACTTCGACGATCCTCGTTTGGTGATCGCGTTCGCGTTCCAAGCCAAGTACTTGGGCATGTCTCCGTTTCAGTGCCCGAGCCTGTTCAGCATCCTTTCGTTTTTGGAATACGAATACGGCGTTTGGCATCCGCAAGGCGGCTGCAGTCGGGTCAGCGAACGGATGGCCGAAATCGCGGAATCCATGGGCGTCAAGATTCGATTGAACGAAGCGGTCACGTCGGTGGAACTGGTGGGCAAGCGTTTAAAGACACTTCACACCGACGTCGATCGTTATGACGCCGATTCGTTCGTCGTCAACGCCGACTTTGCTCACTGGATGACGAAGACGATTCCGAATGCGTCGCGAAAGCGATGGAGCGACGAGAAACTGGCTGGCAAGAAATACTCGTGCAGCACCTTCATGCTTTACCTGGGCATCGAAGGGATTTATGCCGACCTTCCTCATCACAGCATTCACATTGCCAACGACTATGAAAAAAATCTGCGCGAGATCGAAGTCGAGCATGTGCTCAGCAGCGACCCGTCGTTCTATGTTCAAAACGCCTCGGTGACGGATGTGTCGCTGGCACCACCCGGCCACAGCGCTTTGTATGTCCTGGTCCCCGTCACGCACCAACACCCCAATGTCGACTGGAGCGTCGAATCCGATCGCTTCCGCGAATTGACACTCGACAAGTTGGCCGCGATCGGGCTGACCGATATCCGCGACCGTATTCGGTTCGAGCATCGGATCACGCCGCACGACTGGGAACACAAGTACGCGATCTACAAAGGCGCCACATTCAACTTGGCGCACAACTTGGGGCAGATGCTGCACAAGCGACCGCACAACCGCTTCGAAGAGCTCGACGGTGTCTATTTGGTCGGCGGCGGTACCCATCCAGGCAGCGGGCTACCAGTGATCTACGAATCGAGTCGGATCTCCAGTCGGCTGCTACTGAACGATCTCGGCGTCAACACGGACTTCATCGAAGAAGCGGCCGCGGTCGGCGCTTAG
- a CDS encoding RluA family pseudouridine synthase, whose translation MYRDFVVPESADGDRVDLFLTQSCDGYSRTQIRAAVQDDGAEVDGRVCRPSLKLKEGQRVRFRVPPLPTDDTVPENIPLDVLYEDDGMVVINKPPGMVVHPARGNWTGTLTSALAYRFQSLSDVGGPTRPGIVHRLDRDTSGVIVVAKTNAVHVHLSAQFADRSTEKEYYAITNAPLDRDRDIIDAPIGRHPYQRDKMAIRDGHVTSKPASTFYEVISRHGRFVQVRLLPKTGRTHQLRVHLAHIRSPILCDKLYGGHSEVSESSLKLGKRDESDKTVVLNRQALHARKLTIVNPQTGKPMTFEAPIPDDLQRVIDMLP comes from the coding sequence GTGTATCGCGACTTTGTCGTGCCCGAATCGGCGGACGGCGATCGCGTTGATCTCTTTCTGACGCAAAGCTGTGATGGTTACAGCCGCACACAAATCCGAGCCGCCGTCCAGGACGATGGCGCGGAAGTCGATGGTCGCGTTTGTCGTCCCAGTTTAAAGCTCAAAGAGGGCCAGCGGGTTCGATTTCGCGTTCCGCCGCTGCCGACCGACGACACGGTCCCCGAAAATATACCGCTGGACGTGTTGTACGAAGACGACGGGATGGTCGTCATCAACAAACCACCCGGCATGGTCGTCCACCCCGCGCGAGGAAATTGGACCGGCACGTTGACCAGCGCGCTGGCGTATCGGTTTCAATCACTTTCGGACGTCGGTGGCCCAACGCGCCCCGGCATTGTCCACCGGTTGGACCGGGACACGTCTGGTGTGATCGTGGTAGCGAAAACCAATGCGGTCCACGTGCATTTGTCGGCCCAATTTGCTGATCGTTCGACCGAAAAGGAATATTACGCGATCACCAACGCGCCGCTGGATCGCGACCGAGACATCATCGACGCGCCCATCGGTCGCCACCCTTACCAGCGCGACAAAATGGCGATTCGCGACGGACACGTGACCAGCAAGCCTGCGTCAACGTTCTATGAAGTGATTTCGCGTCACGGCCGATTCGTGCAAGTGCGGTTGTTGCCCAAGACGGGACGCACGCACCAATTGCGAGTTCACTTGGCTCACATTCGCTCGCCGATTTTGTGCGACAAGCTTTATGGCGGGCACAGCGAAGTGAGTGAGTCTTCGCTGAAGCTTGGCAAGCGAGACGAGTCCGACAAAACCGTCGTGTTGAATCGACAAGCGCTGCACGCGCGCAAGTTGACGATAGTGAATCCACAGACCGGCAAGCCAATGACGTTCGAGGCGCCGATCCCTGACGATCTGCAGCGCGTCATCGACATGCTGCCTTAA
- a CDS encoding tetratricopeptide repeat protein, with protein MNDRRHELQQNDLAIYLDRINRFIEPHSKMIAVVVGGLIVAGLAWMLYNSEQTSKRSYSTFELMEAMNGKDTEVLADVSEKFPGTLAGEWAKIYEANQLLSDGVDALFTDRDNAKRLLDDAKVAYDESLVGSKDPLLMSRAHFGLARTYESLGELDKAIEQYRKTIGIAESDQMTEKAEERIAALEKPKTKEFLAWFADQDFSPADPSLPPSLPGSEALPDLPDLDLPDLDLPGGTNSDVMESDEGLDLPSDEDAATGVKAEAESDAAESEAAESDAAELDSAAPEAKTEAASAE; from the coding sequence ATGAACGATCGACGTCACGAACTGCAACAAAACGACCTTGCGATCTATCTCGATCGCATCAATCGCTTCATCGAACCCCACTCCAAGATGATCGCAGTCGTCGTCGGTGGTCTGATCGTGGCTGGGTTGGCCTGGATGCTTTACAACAGCGAACAAACCAGCAAACGCAGCTATTCGACTTTCGAGTTGATGGAAGCGATGAATGGCAAGGACACCGAAGTCCTGGCCGACGTCAGCGAGAAGTTTCCGGGCACGCTGGCCGGCGAGTGGGCAAAAATCTACGAAGCCAACCAATTGCTTTCCGACGGCGTGGACGCACTGTTCACGGACCGCGATAACGCCAAGCGATTGCTTGACGATGCCAAAGTGGCTTACGACGAGTCGCTCGTCGGCAGCAAAGATCCACTGTTGATGTCCCGTGCCCACTTCGGTCTGGCTCGCACTTACGAATCGCTGGGCGAACTGGACAAGGCGATCGAACAGTATCGCAAAACCATCGGCATCGCCGAATCGGATCAGATGACCGAGAAGGCCGAGGAACGCATCGCGGCTTTGGAGAAACCGAAAACGAAAGAATTCTTGGCTTGGTTCGCCGACCAAGATTTCTCGCCCGCCGATCCGTCCCTGCCGCCGTCTTTACCTGGCAGCGAAGCATTGCCCGATCTGCCGGACTTGGACCTGCCCGATCTGGATCTTCCCGGTGGCACCAATTCCGACGTGATGGAGTCCGACGAAGGACTTGATCTGCCGTCGGATGAAGACGCGGCCACGGGCGTGAAAGCCGAAGCCGAATCGGACGCCGCTGAGTCTGAAGCCGCTGAGTCTGACGCCGCTGAGCTCGACTCTGCCGCGCCTGAAGCCAAGACTGAAGCCGCCAGTGCCGAGTAA
- a CDS encoding PEP-CTERM sorting domain-containing protein, whose translation MIRSLSAALVCVALLVMTAAQSQAGVMATASVGFPTENSFVRDGFTGNGVLGAGGTGNHANIGDYVEETFGNTGLANTTSSRWQFSMSDFTNPGIINTFDARINGVTVGSYSFAGGVSQSHAFDLNFVHAPIASYTSVLGPDSFFFTLIATSSVPVNNGGWDWIPGGTVTLSGMQSANAVPEPASLAIFAFGACAFGVTTYRRRRKVNA comes from the coding sequence ATGATACGTTCCCTTTCAGCCGCGTTGGTCTGCGTCGCTTTGTTGGTGATGACCGCCGCGCAGTCTCAAGCCGGCGTGATGGCGACGGCTTCGGTTGGCTTCCCGACCGAAAATTCGTTCGTTCGTGACGGCTTTACCGGAAACGGTGTTTTGGGTGCTGGTGGCACCGGAAACCACGCCAACATTGGTGACTACGTCGAAGAGACCTTCGGCAACACAGGACTGGCCAACACCACCAGCTCGCGTTGGCAATTCAGCATGTCCGACTTCACCAACCCGGGCATCATCAACACGTTTGACGCTCGCATCAACGGCGTTACGGTCGGTTCCTACAGCTTCGCGGGCGGTGTTTCACAGTCCCACGCCTTCGACCTGAACTTCGTTCACGCGCCGATCGCGTCGTACACCAGCGTCTTGGGCCCCGACAGCTTCTTCTTCACACTGATCGCGACATCATCGGTCCCGGTAAACAATGGCGGATGGGACTGGATCCCCGGTGGAACGGTCACGCTTTCGGGCATGCAAAGTGCCAACGCTGTACCAGAACCCGCTTCGCTTGCGATCTTCGCATTCGGAGCCTGTGCATTCGGCGTGACGACCTATCGTCGCCGTCGCAAAGTCAACGCTTAA